One Magnetococcales bacterium genomic window carries:
- a CDS encoding ABC transporter ATP-binding protein, translated as MIRLDSVTYSVSHGSDTIVILRGVDLHVNPGEVVGLMGPSGSGKSSLLSLLAGVERPVSGRVEVDGLDLGAQDPDRLARFRRERLGMVFQAFHLLPFLTALENVALPLELSAIPDARDRAREMLEQVGLAHRLRHRPVHLSGGEQQRVAIARAFVTRPVLILADELTGNLDRQTSVRVVELLFGLVAQWGTTMLLVTHDQELARRTQRCLRLENGVITSSGFS; from the coding sequence ATGATCCGATTGGACTCCGTCACCTATTCAGTCTCCCATGGCTCCGACACGATTGTGATCTTGCGCGGGGTCGATCTGCACGTCAACCCCGGAGAGGTGGTTGGCCTGATGGGGCCTTCCGGCAGTGGCAAGTCGTCGCTTCTCTCCCTGCTTGCCGGTGTGGAGCGACCTGTTTCGGGTCGCGTCGAAGTTGACGGTCTTGATCTGGGGGCCCAGGATCCGGATCGACTGGCCAGGTTTCGCCGCGAACGCCTGGGAATGGTTTTTCAGGCTTTCCATTTGCTGCCATTCCTGACGGCCCTGGAAAATGTGGCGTTGCCGCTCGAATTGTCCGCCATCCCTGATGCCAGAGATCGGGCCAGAGAGATGTTGGAGCAAGTGGGTTTGGCCCATCGGTTGCGGCACCGACCGGTACACCTTTCCGGTGGAGAACAACAACGTGTCGCCATCGCCCGGGCGTTCGTCACCAGGCCTGTCCTGATTCTGGCCGACGAACTCACCGGAAACCTGGATCGCCAGACCAGCGTGCGGGTGGTGGAGCTGCTGTTCGGTCTGGTGGCGCAGTGGGGGACGACCATGCTGCTGGTCACACATGACCAGGAGTTGGCACGACGGACGCAGCGCTGTTTGCGTCTGGAAAATGGTGTCATCACCTCGTCAGGTTTTTCTTGA
- a CDS encoding arylesterase yields MFLTLLLPGEGWSGSAPVILCLGDSLTAGLGLTQEESYPGLLQKRLQDRGYPHRVINAGVSGDTSSGVLHRLEWTLRSNPSLVILVIGANDGLRGLPLEQMENNIDRTLVHLQKKGIRVLLGGMRVPPNYGTDYTQAFAAVYPRLASKRGVPLLPFFLAGVAGQPPLNQPDGIHPNPEGYRIILENVWSILAGLLP; encoded by the coding sequence ATGTTTTTGACCTTGTTGCTCCCCGGCGAGGGGTGGTCCGGGAGTGCGCCCGTCATTCTCTGCCTGGGCGACAGCCTCACAGCCGGCCTGGGCCTCACCCAGGAGGAGAGTTATCCCGGGCTGTTGCAAAAACGTTTGCAGGATCGGGGTTATCCACACCGGGTCATCAACGCCGGAGTCTCTGGTGACACCTCATCCGGGGTGTTGCACCGGTTGGAGTGGACCTTGCGCAGCAATCCTTCTCTGGTCATCCTGGTCATCGGGGCCAATGATGGCCTGCGGGGTCTCCCCCTGGAGCAGATGGAAAACAACATTGACCGCACTCTCGTTCACCTGCAAAAAAAGGGGATTCGTGTCCTCCTGGGGGGGATGCGGGTGCCGCCCAATTATGGCACCGACTACACTCAGGCCTTCGCCGCAGTGTACCCCCGGCTGGCCAGCAAACGAGGTGTCCCTTTGCTTCCCTTTTTTCTTGCCGGCGTGGCCGGGCAGCCCCCGTTGAACCAGCCGGATGGCATCCACCCCAACCCCGAGGGTTATCGGATTATTCTGGAAAATGTCTGGTCCATTCTGGCAGGATTGCTGCCATGA
- a CDS encoding aminotransferase class V-fold PLP-dependent enzyme, with product MTHGNEIEPTPLREEFEQRAGLVYFNHAGVAPLPRRSVRIIAKLAEHMAQHGASRYHELNAVHEGARQRCARLLDVPARHIAFVPNTSEGLSFVGLGVDWHAGDEIVTTDQEFPSNIVIWLDLARRHGLKVHQVPSGSNGRVDALALLERVNARTRVVTVSSVQFGTGAVVDLQRIGAALRATSTLFVVDGIQSLGILPTYSATLGIDALCADGHKWLLGPEGCGLLYLSEKGLEQIQPRVVGWHSVANAGQYQHICIDPREDCRRFEAGSPNLLGAAALGESVGLLLEAGVEHVQERVQRLVAALTTGLRDLGCIIHTPVEQDGFPGAGILVFSHPAKPSPVMHRELTSRNIYHALRGAGLRFSPHFYQDTRDVSLALAAVAEALSAQG from the coding sequence ATGACCCACGGAAACGAGATCGAACCGACCCCTCTCCGCGAAGAGTTCGAGCAGCGTGCTGGTCTGGTCTATTTCAACCATGCGGGTGTAGCGCCTTTGCCGCGACGTTCGGTCCGCATCATCGCCAAGTTGGCTGAACATATGGCGCAACACGGCGCATCCCGCTACCATGAACTCAATGCGGTCCATGAAGGGGCCAGGCAGAGATGCGCTCGCCTGCTGGATGTCCCCGCCCGACACATCGCCTTTGTGCCCAACACCTCCGAGGGACTCTCGTTTGTGGGTTTGGGAGTGGATTGGCACGCCGGAGATGAAATTGTCACCACCGATCAGGAGTTTCCTTCCAATATCGTGATTTGGCTGGATTTGGCCCGTCGCCACGGCCTGAAGGTGCATCAAGTTCCCTCGGGCAGCAATGGCCGGGTGGATGCGTTAGCGCTATTGGAACGAGTCAACGCCCGGACACGGGTGGTCACAGTCAGCTCGGTCCAGTTTGGTACCGGCGCGGTGGTGGATTTGCAGCGTATCGGCGCGGCTCTGCGTGCAACATCGACCTTGTTTGTTGTGGATGGCATCCAGAGTCTTGGCATCCTTCCCACCTATTCGGCCACACTCGGCATCGATGCCTTGTGCGCCGATGGCCATAAATGGCTTTTGGGTCCGGAAGGGTGCGGCTTGCTTTACCTTTCTGAAAAGGGTCTGGAACAGATCCAGCCTCGGGTTGTTGGCTGGCACTCGGTGGCCAATGCCGGCCAATATCAGCACATCTGTATCGATCCCCGGGAGGATTGCCGCCGCTTCGAGGCCGGCTCTCCCAACTTGTTGGGGGCTGCCGCTCTGGGGGAGAGTGTGGGTCTGCTCCTGGAGGCGGGCGTGGAGCATGTCCAGGAAAGGGTGCAGCGACTGGTGGCTGCATTGACCACGGGTTTGCGCGATCTGGGCTGCATCATCCATACCCCTGTGGAGCAGGATGGATTCCCGGGCGCTGGCATCCTGGTCTTTTCGCATCCGGCGAAGCCGTCACCGGTCATGCATCGGGAATTGACCTCCCGGAATATTTATCATGCGTTGCGGGGGGCCGGTCTCCGTTTTTCCCCGCATTTTTACCAGGATACCAGGGATGTCTCTCTTGCCCTGGCCGCAGTTGCAGAGGCATTGTCAGCCCAGGGGTAG
- a CDS encoding B12-binding domain-containing radical SAM protein, with protein sequence MKIYLADLVYDTIKTNYVVPLNIAYLAASLAERFESSVTIQLFKYPTDLERAMRQQAPDILGVSNYSWNTRLGNLFLTLGKELNPAMVTVMGGPQIRHDPADILTFLQARPSLDYYILHEGEEPLTHLVHHILQQASPEDLPSGVAGRWKDGLLYRPVEYSSQPREIRGPSPYLTGWLDPFLANGEMIPLLETTRGCPYGCIYCEWGAGNLSKLRQRPLAVVEAELDYVAEHAAVRSNWIFADANFGLLKRDLDIARKIQSLRIKNGSPHYVTVWSAKNTTQRNLEISDTFRGDASQGTFAIQSTIALQSTDPEVLEKTGRGQIKFQRLHEQILAYRERGLELSTDILIGLPGESAASHLKTLQEAFALGFARIDPINIRLLPGTDYESDSFRREYRIETRFRPIFGAYGVYHGQRVFEVEESVRATQDMTETELNSFKVLHWLIYFCWNAGFFRPQLRFGLEHGCNPGSVLQQVAQTDDPVLQPLFAEMRALSQAEWFATEKEMLQHYEQPEHYGKMVDEFLKLNFAFCAQVYQKEATFMALERVINERLRIALSDTAPEVQAHLQGICRLSTLLLCKDPLESPIEWQEKAPADTLRYLYPNLCPEGAGLLDVVIQRNPQAVEFCRHHLLVGGKKDLSVRNFSRFLEMGGMMHLRRELRVVS encoded by the coding sequence GTGAAAATCTATCTGGCCGATCTGGTTTACGATACCATCAAGACAAATTACGTTGTCCCTCTGAATATTGCCTACCTCGCTGCCAGCCTTGCAGAACGCTTCGAATCTTCTGTCACGATCCAATTGTTCAAATATCCCACGGATCTTGAAAGGGCCATGCGTCAGCAGGCGCCAGATATCCTCGGCGTCAGCAACTACAGTTGGAATACACGGTTGGGAAATTTGTTTTTGACGCTCGGCAAGGAGTTGAACCCCGCCATGGTGACTGTCATGGGGGGGCCGCAGATCCGTCATGATCCGGCGGATATCTTGACATTTTTACAGGCAAGACCCTCTCTGGATTACTACATTCTGCACGAAGGGGAAGAGCCTCTGACCCATCTGGTCCATCATATTTTGCAACAGGCCTCGCCGGAGGATCTGCCATCGGGTGTGGCGGGACGCTGGAAAGACGGACTTCTGTATCGGCCCGTGGAGTACAGCTCCCAGCCCCGGGAAATCCGGGGCCCCAGCCCTTACCTGACCGGTTGGTTGGATCCATTCCTTGCCAACGGGGAGATGATCCCCCTGCTGGAGACCACCCGGGGCTGTCCCTATGGTTGCATCTATTGCGAATGGGGCGCCGGGAATCTCTCCAAATTGCGCCAACGCCCCCTCGCCGTGGTCGAGGCGGAGCTTGATTACGTTGCCGAACATGCCGCCGTCCGCTCCAACTGGATCTTTGCCGATGCCAATTTTGGCCTGCTGAAGCGGGATCTGGACATTGCGCGCAAGATTCAATCCTTGCGCATCAAAAATGGCTCGCCTCACTACGTGACGGTGTGGTCCGCCAAAAACACCACCCAGAGAAATCTTGAGATATCGGATACATTTCGGGGGGATGCCTCCCAGGGAACTTTCGCCATTCAGTCCACGATTGCCTTGCAGTCGACAGATCCGGAAGTCCTGGAGAAAACAGGACGGGGGCAGATTAAATTTCAGCGCCTCCATGAACAAATCCTTGCTTATCGGGAACGGGGGTTGGAACTCAGCACCGATATTTTGATCGGACTTCCCGGGGAGAGTGCAGCCAGCCATTTGAAGACCTTGCAAGAGGCTTTCGCCCTTGGCTTTGCCAGAATCGATCCGATCAATATCCGCCTTCTTCCCGGCACCGATTACGAGTCGGACTCTTTTCGTCGGGAGTATCGGATTGAGACCCGGTTCCGTCCCATTTTCGGGGCCTATGGGGTTTATCATGGCCAACGTGTCTTTGAGGTGGAAGAGTCGGTCCGGGCAACGCAGGATATGACGGAAACCGAACTCAACAGCTTTAAAGTGCTGCATTGGCTGATCTATTTTTGTTGGAACGCCGGATTTTTTCGTCCCCAGTTGCGGTTTGGCCTCGAACACGGCTGCAATCCTGGGTCCGTCCTGCAACAGGTTGCTCAGACGGACGACCCTGTATTGCAACCTCTTTTTGCAGAGATGCGCGCACTCTCCCAGGCCGAGTGGTTTGCAACGGAAAAGGAGATGTTGCAGCATTATGAGCAGCCCGAACATTATGGCAAAATGGTCGATGAATTCCTGAAACTCAACTTTGCCTTTTGTGCCCAGGTGTATCAAAAAGAGGCCACCTTTATGGCCTTGGAGAGGGTCATCAACGAACGCCTCCGGATTGCCTTGTCTGATACAGCCCCGGAGGTTCAGGCGCACTTGCAAGGTATCTGCCGCTTGTCGACCCTGCTTTTGTGCAAAGATCCCCTGGAGAGTCCGATTGAATGGCAGGAAAAGGCGCCAGCCGACACGCTTCGTTACCTGTACCCCAACCTTTGCCCTGAAGGGGCGGGCTTGTTGGATGTGGTCATCCAACGCAACCCCCAGGCCGTAGAGTTTTGCCGACATCACCTCCTGGTGGGGGGCAAAAAAGATCTCTCCGTCAGAAATTTCAGCCGGTTTCTTGAAATGGGCGGCATGATGCACCTGCGTCGTGAATTGCGCGTCGTTTCCTGA